The genomic segment GTATGAACCACCCCGACTGGCCGGCGTTCGTGCGCGCGATCGTCGCCGAACCCGAGGACGACACGCCGCGGCTCGTGGCGGCCGATTTCCTCGAAGAAAACGGCGACCCGGACCGGGCCGCGTTCATCCGCGTGCAGGTCGCCCTCGCGAGGTTGGAGGCCTCGGACCTGCGCCGATCGCCCGAAGCGGACGCACTGCGGAAGAAGGAGCGCGCGTTCCTCGGGCCGCGGTCCGAAACTCGTCTCTTTTGGGGCATGGATGCGTGCCCGGAACTGGTGCGGGTGCCGGCCGCGCGTCCGGCTTCGCCACTCGCG from the Frigoriglobus tundricola genome contains:
- a CDS encoding TIGR02996 domain-containing protein, giving the protein MNHPDWPAFVRAIVAEPEDDTPRLVAADFLEENGDPDRAAFIRVQVALARLEASDLRRSPEADALRKKERAFLGPRSETRLFWGMDACPELVRVPAARPASPLAGIHPAGAECLTWRRGFVDSVRCPAAEWLRHGAAVRKRNPVRWVALDECVLTGRDVWYAGLATMRGLVTVVLVDGRSETQEWLKGWLPGTEVLARFAR